One stretch of Pomacea canaliculata isolate SZHN2017 linkage group LG1, ASM307304v1, whole genome shotgun sequence DNA includes these proteins:
- the LOC112564198 gene encoding mitotic spindle assembly checkpoint protein MAD2A-like, with product MASTVRQAITLKGSSEIVAEFFHYGINSILYQRGIYPPETFTREQQYGLTLLVTTNEDLQKYLKEVIGQVKEWLNELIVQKLVLVIKRVDNNEVLERWQFDIECDKTADSTTKRDKTEKEVKEEIKSIIRQITATVTFLPLLESLCAFDILVYTDKDAEVPSAWGESGPHFIINSEEVRLRSFSTTIHKVDAMVAFRKTD from the exons ATGGCGTCCACTGTGCGGCAAGCAATAACTTTGAAGGGATCGTCGGAAATCGTTGCTGAATTCTTCC ATTATGGAATCAACAGTATACTTTATCAACGGGGCATTTACCCACCAGAGACCTTCACACGTGAACAGCAGTATGGACTTACACTGCTTGTTACAACAAATGAAGATTTGCAGAAGTATCTCAAAGAAGTGATTGGACAAGTTAAAG AGTGGCTGAATGAACTGATTGTTCAGAAACTGGTGCTTGTTATCAAACGTGTTGATAATAATGAAGTTCTGGAGCGCTGGCAGTTTGACATTGAGTGTGACAAGACGGCTGATTCCACTAC GAAGAGAGACAAAACTGAGAAAGAAgttaaagaagagataaaatctATTATTCGTCAGATCACTGCAACAGTCACATTTCTGCCACTTCTGGAATCTCTTT gtGCCTTTGACATTTTGGTTTATACAGACAAAGATGCCGAAGTACCATCTGCATGGGGGGAATCTGGTCCCCACTTTATCATAAATTCTGAAGAGGTGCGCCTCCGTTCTTTCTCCACCACTATTCACAAAGTTGATGCTATGGTTGCCTTTAGAAAAACAGACTGA
- the LOC112564206 gene encoding 14 kDa phosphohistidine phosphatase-like: protein MPGKTAPVNPKLAQVPTVQIDASGTFKYILCKIYEGNNTSDYKYIVRGTADANFHADMYDYLDANLEAEGISCECVGGGKITHDPENKSITIFGKSQAYGPANHATTAGLLEEHFPDYTSITWSD from the exons ATGCCAGGCAAAACTGCACCAGTGAACCCCAAGCTTGCTCAAGTGCCAACTGTGCAGATAGATGCTAGTGGAACCTTTAAATATATTCTCTGCAAGATATACGAGGGCAACAACACCAGTGATTACAAATATATTGTGCGGGGCACAGCAGATGCAAACTTTCATG ctgaTATGTATGACTATCTGGATGCAAACCTGGAAGCTGAAGGCATAAGCTGTGAATGTGTGGGAGGTGGAAAAATTACACATGATCCTGAAAATAAGTCCATCACAATATTTGGAAAATCCCAG GCTTATGGCCCTGCAAACCATGCAACAACAGCAGGTCTGTTGGAAGAGCATTTTCCAGACTACACAAGTATCACCTGGTCAGATTAG